From a region of the Acidobacteriota bacterium genome:
- the prsR gene encoding PEP-CTERM-box response regulator transcription factor, producing MSEQTKLLIVDDDEDLSSQLKWGLIDDYQILLADSRPRALEIARKEQPEAVTLDLGLPPEANNVSEGMNALGQLLEAVQGVKVVVITGQDEKKHALAAIQQGAYDFLAKPVEIEELKVILKRAVYLRRLEVEHRKLRKHFREDSFQGMLGSSPQMQQVFTAIRKVAASTAPVLIVGESGTGKELAARAIHNLSGRSNGAFVPINCGAIPENLLESELFGHEKGAFTGAHAQKKGQIETARGGSLFLDEVGELPSHLQVKLLRFLQEGVIQRVGGRKEIAVDVRVISATNADLEAMMGEGSFRDDLYYRLAVIVIPLPNLQKREGEILPLAKSFLDRYADENAKKIKGFSAKAVAAMETHAWPGNVRELENRVRRAVIMADKANITPDDLGLEGGHAKYEGLSLKAAREALEKDMVDRALARNQGNVSRAAADLEISRPTLYELMDKLNVERP from the coding sequence ATGAGCGAACAGACGAAATTGCTGATCGTCGACGACGACGAAGATCTCAGCAGCCAGTTGAAATGGGGACTGATCGACGACTACCAGATACTGTTGGCCGACAGTCGCCCCAGGGCCTTGGAGATCGCCCGCAAGGAACAGCCCGAGGCGGTGACGCTCGACCTGGGTTTGCCCCCCGAAGCCAATAACGTCAGCGAGGGGATGAATGCCCTGGGTCAATTGCTTGAAGCCGTCCAGGGGGTCAAGGTGGTGGTAATCACCGGCCAGGACGAGAAAAAGCACGCCCTGGCAGCTATCCAACAAGGGGCCTACGATTTCCTGGCCAAACCGGTGGAAATCGAGGAGCTCAAGGTCATTCTCAAGCGGGCCGTTTATCTGCGCCGCCTCGAGGTCGAACATCGCAAGCTGCGCAAACACTTCCGCGAGGACAGCTTTCAAGGCATGTTGGGGAGTTCGCCCCAGATGCAGCAGGTCTTTACAGCCATACGCAAGGTAGCCGCCAGCACTGCTCCGGTTCTCATCGTGGGCGAAAGCGGCACCGGCAAGGAATTGGCAGCCCGCGCCATCCACAATCTGAGCGGACGCAGCAACGGTGCCTTCGTCCCCATCAACTGCGGCGCCATCCCTGAGAATCTGCTGGAAAGCGAGCTCTTCGGTCATGAGAAGGGAGCCTTCACCGGCGCTCATGCCCAGAAAAAGGGACAGATCGAAACTGCCCGAGGCGGATCGCTCTTTCTCGACGAAGTAGGCGAACTGCCCTCCCACCTGCAAGTCAAGCTGCTGCGCTTTTTGCAGGAAGGCGTCATTCAGCGGGTGGGCGGCCGCAAGGAGATCGCCGTCGACGTCAGGGTCATTTCCGCCACCAACGCCGACCTCGAGGCCATGATGGGGGAAGGGAGCTTCCGCGACGACCTCTACTACCGGCTGGCCGTCATCGTGATTCCTCTGCCCAACCTGCAAAAGCGGGAGGGTGAAATCTTGCCTCTCGCCAAGTCCTTTCTCGACCGCTACGCCGACGAGAACGCCAAAAAGATCAAAGGCTTCTCGGCCAAAGCCGTGGCCGCCATGGAAACCCACGCCTGGCCTGGCAATGTCAGGGAACTCGAGAACCGCGTGCGGCGGGCTGTGATCATGGCCGACAAGGCGAACATCACTCCCGACGACCTGGGCCTGGAGGGGGGGCATGCCAAGTACGAGGGTCTGAGTTTGAAGGCCGCCCGTGAGGCCCTTGAGAAAGACATGGTCGACCGGGCCTTGGCACGCAACCAGGGCAACGTCAGCCGGGCGGCAGCGGATCTGGAGATCAGCCGGCCCACTCTCTACGAATTGATGGACAAGCTCAACGTCGAGCGTCCCTGA
- a CDS encoding NADP-dependent malic enzyme — translation MDIYERSLKRHGETKGKVEIRSRMPLNSREDLSLAYTPGVARPCEVIAGDVSRAWDLTWRGRTVAVVSDGSAVLGLGDIGPEAALPVMEGKAVLFREFGGIDAIPLVINAREVDHVVAVVKAIAPTFGGINLEDFSAPRCFEIESRLQDIGIPVLHDDQHGTAVVTLAAIKNSLRLLGKEFQDLKVVINGAGAAGRAIARLLSSPAAEDADLRAGSVLVCDSKGILWPGRPGNTTFKEKLARRTNAKGRQGDLRDALHGANIFIGVSKGNLLTADDIKRMGEDAIVLAMANPIPEIDPDEARLGGAAIVGTGRSDYDNQVNNVLAFPGLFRGALLARAPRFTHAMLLAAADAIADCVSDLRPEFILPAALDRSVAPRVAKQVAEAARSA, via the coding sequence ATGGACATTTACGAACGCTCTCTGAAACGACATGGAGAAACGAAAGGAAAGGTCGAAATCCGTTCGCGCATGCCCCTGAACTCGCGCGAAGACCTTTCCCTCGCTTACACGCCAGGCGTCGCCCGTCCCTGTGAAGTCATCGCCGGCGACGTCTCCCGAGCCTGGGACCTGACCTGGAGAGGCCGTACCGTGGCGGTTGTTTCAGACGGCAGCGCCGTCCTCGGGTTGGGCGATATCGGTCCCGAAGCCGCCCTTCCCGTGATGGAAGGCAAGGCGGTGCTTTTCCGCGAGTTCGGCGGCATCGATGCCATTCCGCTGGTTATCAACGCCCGCGAGGTCGATCACGTGGTGGCGGTGGTGAAAGCCATTGCTCCCACTTTCGGCGGCATCAACCTGGAGGACTTTTCGGCTCCCCGCTGCTTCGAGATCGAATCGAGATTGCAGGATATCGGAATCCCGGTCCTTCACGACGACCAGCACGGAACCGCCGTAGTCACCCTGGCCGCCATCAAGAATTCCCTGCGACTTCTGGGCAAGGAATTCCAGGACCTTAAAGTGGTCATCAACGGTGCCGGCGCCGCCGGACGCGCCATCGCCCGGCTGCTCAGCAGTCCTGCGGCCGAAGATGCCGATTTAAGGGCCGGCAGCGTATTGGTATGCGACTCCAAGGGCATTCTCTGGCCGGGGCGCCCGGGCAACACCACCTTCAAGGAAAAACTGGCCCGGCGTACTAACGCCAAGGGGCGTCAAGGCGATCTGAGGGACGCCCTGCATGGCGCCAACATCTTCATCGGGGTCAGCAAGGGCAATCTGCTTACGGCCGACGACATCAAGCGCATGGGCGAGGATGCCATCGTCTTGGCCATGGCCAATCCCATTCCTGAAATCGATCCCGACGAAGCCCGCCTGGGCGGGGCTGCCATCGTGGGCACCGGACGCAGCGATTACGATAACCAGGTCAACAACGTACTGGCATTCCCCGGGCTCTTCAGAGGAGCCCTGCTGGCCCGCGCTCCCCGCTTTACCCATGCCATGCTGCTGGCCGCCGCGGACGCCATCGCCGACTGCGTCTCGGACCTCCGTCCGGAGTTCATTCTGCCCGCCGCGCTCGACCGCTCGGTCGCTCCCCGGGTGGCCAAGCAGGTAGCCGAGGCGGCCCGCTCTGCCTGA
- a CDS encoding queuosine precursor transporter gives MKISDSNLRERRERVFLVFAGFFLGSLAMLNIIGISRFVDLSFEIFGLRIPFVLAVGVLPYPITFLCTDFISELFGRRRANFMVWVGLILNLWVIFILWLGGVLPGYEEVNPQTGQIVRDAAGRLPVFFEIRALTFGAVAASMLAYLSAQFCDVYLFHFWKDLTKGKHLWLRNNGSTLVSQFIDTFAVITITHFYARALPVDEQAAIWPQLWVFIGSGYVFKLVSALLDTVPFYLGVRWLSAYLEIPAPLSQGESR, from the coding sequence ATGAAGATATCGGACAGCAATCTGCGGGAACGGCGCGAGAGGGTCTTTCTGGTTTTTGCCGGATTCTTCCTGGGCTCGCTGGCCATGCTCAACATCATCGGCATCAGCCGCTTCGTCGATCTCAGCTTCGAGATCTTCGGCCTGCGCATCCCATTCGTCCTGGCGGTTGGCGTGCTGCCCTACCCCATTACCTTTCTCTGCACCGATTTCATCAGCGAACTCTTCGGGCGCCGCCGCGCCAACTTCATGGTCTGGGTGGGCTTGATTCTCAACCTCTGGGTGATATTCATCCTCTGGTTGGGCGGCGTGCTTCCCGGCTACGAGGAGGTCAACCCGCAAACAGGCCAGATCGTACGCGACGCCGCGGGACGGCTTCCAGTCTTCTTCGAAATCAGGGCCCTGACCTTCGGCGCTGTGGCTGCTTCGATGTTGGCCTACCTGTCGGCTCAGTTTTGCGACGTCTACCTCTTTCATTTCTGGAAGGACCTGACCAAAGGAAAGCATCTCTGGCTGCGCAACAACGGCTCGACTCTGGTGAGCCAGTTCATCGACACCTTCGCCGTCATCACCATCACTCACTTCTACGCCCGCGCCCTGCCGGTCGACGAACAAGCCGCCATCTGGCCTCAACTCTGGGTTTTCATAGGCTCCGGTTACGTCTTCAAGCTGGTCTCAGCCCTGCTCGACACCGTTCCTTTCTATCTCGGCGTACGATGGTTGAGCGCCTACTTGGAGATCCCGGCGCCTCTTAGTCAGGGTGAATCACGATAA